A window of Synechococcus sp. UW179A contains these coding sequences:
- a CDS encoding DEAD/DEAH box helicase, producing the protein MSLLHATWLPAIRTPSSSGRAALLVWADTWRVAEPMGPGATPAIHPFTLSTEDLRAWLTERDLLPGGIIDATACLTLPSRSVKPKRKRSTTAEASSEDDPPWCGLPLQAGEPIPKTTEWWPWQVQGLAIEPMAATEWLAKLPLSGRHPDLADELRWWSHMQRWALSLVARGRWLPQVELSKGEGYPHRARWVPLLNREEDRRRLEDLAAGLPLVATCALPWREPTGRRSNRMTRLRPEAMRAANPVACCRPRSGRLRVATLLEDLLDAQLRKGFSTDQEGLDPLLCAWEEALSSETGVINLNDEDAERLATASHHWREGVAGNVAAARACLELATPSEGEELWPLRFFLQAESDPTLKLPASTAWAAGPKGLQLGEIPVEHPSEVLLEGMGRALTVFAPIERGLESATPEAMQLTPAEAFVLVRTAARQLRDVGVGVDLPPSLSGGLASRLGLAIKAELPERSRGFTLGESLDWSWELMIGGVTLTLRELERLSGKRSPLVRHKGAWIELRPNDLKNAERFCSANPELSLDDALRLTATEGDTLMRLPVHAFDAGPRLQGVLEQYHQQKSPDPLPAPEGFCGQLRPYQERGLGWLAFLHRFDQGACLADDMGLGKTIQLLAFLQHLKVEQELKKPVLLVAPTSVLTNWKREAAAFTPELNVHEHYGPKRPTTLAALKKALKDVDLVLTSYGLVQRDIELLESFDWQGTVIDEAQAIKNPSAKQSQATRDLARTHKGTRFRIALTGTPVENRVSELWALMDFLNPRVLGEEEFFRQRYRMPIERYGDMSSLRDLKSRVGPFILRRLKTDKAIISDLPEKVELSEWVGLSKEQKSLYAKTVEDTLDAIARAPRGKRHGQVLGLLTRLKQICNHPALALKEKDASEDFLQRSAKLQRLEEILEEVVEAGDRALLFTQFAEWGTLLREYLQRRWRSEVPFLSGSTSKTERQAMVDRFQEDPRGPQLFLLSLKAGGVGLNLTRASHVFHIDRWWNPAVENQATDRAYRIGQTNRVMVHKFITSGSVEEKIDRMIREKSRLAEDIVGSGEEWLGGLEMGQLKELVSLEDNPS; encoded by the coding sequence ATGAGCCTGCTGCACGCCACCTGGCTTCCGGCCATTCGTACCCCCAGCAGCTCCGGTCGAGCTGCTCTGCTCGTATGGGCCGACACCTGGCGTGTGGCCGAACCGATGGGACCGGGTGCCACCCCCGCGATTCATCCCTTCACCCTCAGCACCGAGGATCTGCGCGCCTGGCTCACGGAACGCGACCTGCTGCCGGGCGGAATCATCGACGCAACGGCCTGCCTCACGCTGCCCAGTCGCAGCGTTAAGCCGAAACGCAAGCGCTCAACGACGGCAGAAGCATCCTCCGAGGACGACCCCCCGTGGTGCGGTCTGCCGCTGCAGGCCGGTGAACCGATTCCGAAGACCACCGAATGGTGGCCCTGGCAAGTGCAGGGCCTGGCCATCGAACCGATGGCTGCCACCGAGTGGCTAGCCAAGCTGCCGCTTTCAGGTCGTCATCCGGATCTGGCCGATGAGCTGCGCTGGTGGAGCCACATGCAGCGCTGGGCCCTGAGTCTGGTGGCACGAGGCCGCTGGCTACCCCAGGTGGAGCTGAGCAAAGGCGAGGGCTACCCCCACAGAGCCCGCTGGGTGCCACTGCTGAATCGGGAGGAAGACCGGCGCCGGCTGGAGGATCTAGCGGCGGGACTGCCCCTAGTTGCCACCTGTGCCCTGCCCTGGCGCGAACCGACCGGGCGACGCAGCAACCGCATGACCAGGCTCCGACCGGAAGCGATGCGAGCCGCCAATCCCGTGGCCTGTTGTCGACCCCGCAGCGGTCGGCTGCGCGTGGCCACCCTGCTGGAAGACCTGCTGGATGCGCAGCTGCGCAAAGGCTTCAGCACTGATCAAGAAGGCTTAGACCCACTGCTCTGCGCCTGGGAAGAGGCTCTCAGCTCTGAGACCGGCGTGATCAACCTCAATGATGAGGATGCCGAGCGTCTAGCCACCGCAAGCCACCACTGGCGAGAGGGCGTGGCCGGCAATGTTGCTGCGGCACGGGCCTGCCTCGAACTGGCTACTCCGTCTGAGGGCGAGGAACTATGGCCCCTGCGCTTCTTCCTGCAGGCGGAGTCGGACCCCACACTGAAGCTGCCGGCCAGTACCGCGTGGGCTGCAGGCCCCAAGGGTCTTCAGCTGGGAGAGATTCCCGTGGAGCATCCCAGTGAAGTGCTGCTGGAAGGCATGGGCCGAGCCTTGACGGTGTTCGCACCGATCGAGCGGGGCCTCGAAAGCGCCACACCGGAAGCGATGCAGCTGACCCCTGCCGAAGCCTTCGTGCTGGTGCGCACGGCCGCACGCCAACTTCGCGATGTGGGTGTGGGCGTCGATCTGCCGCCGAGCCTTTCCGGCGGGCTGGCCAGCCGACTAGGACTGGCGATCAAAGCTGAACTGCCCGAGCGGTCCCGCGGCTTCACTCTGGGAGAGAGCCTCGACTGGAGCTGGGAGCTGATGATCGGTGGCGTCACGCTCACCCTGCGCGAACTGGAACGCCTGAGTGGTAAACGCAGCCCGCTGGTGCGTCACAAGGGAGCCTGGATTGAACTGCGCCCCAATGACCTTAAGAACGCTGAACGCTTCTGCAGCGCCAATCCTGAGCTCAGTCTGGACGACGCCCTGAGACTGACCGCAACCGAGGGCGACACGCTGATGCGCCTTCCCGTGCACGCCTTCGATGCCGGCCCCCGGCTTCAGGGGGTCCTTGAGCAGTACCACCAGCAGAAATCGCCGGATCCACTGCCGGCACCTGAAGGATTCTGCGGACAACTGCGGCCTTATCAGGAGCGTGGGCTGGGCTGGCTCGCTTTCCTGCATCGTTTCGACCAGGGAGCCTGCCTAGCTGATGACATGGGCCTGGGCAAAACGATCCAGCTGCTGGCCTTCCTACAACACCTCAAGGTGGAACAGGAACTGAAGAAGCCCGTACTGCTAGTGGCCCCCACATCGGTGCTGACCAACTGGAAACGGGAGGCCGCAGCCTTCACCCCTGAGCTCAACGTGCATGAGCACTACGGCCCCAAACGGCCCACGACTCTGGCTGCTCTCAAAAAGGCTTTAAAGGATGTTGACCTCGTGCTCACCAGTTACGGACTGGTGCAGCGGGATATCGAGCTGCTGGAAAGCTTCGACTGGCAGGGAACGGTGATCGATGAAGCTCAGGCCATCAAGAACCCCTCGGCCAAGCAGAGCCAGGCCACACGCGATCTGGCCCGCACCCACAAGGGCACCCGCTTTCGCATCGCCCTCACCGGCACGCCGGTGGAGAACAGGGTGAGTGAGTTGTGGGCCCTGATGGATTTCCTCAATCCCAGGGTTCTGGGCGAGGAGGAATTCTTCCGCCAGCGCTATCGCATGCCGATTGAACGCTACGGCGACATGTCGTCTCTAAGAGACCTCAAGTCGCGGGTGGGACCCTTCATCCTCAGGCGCTTGAAGACCGACAAGGCGATCATCTCTGATCTGCCGGAGAAGGTGGAGCTGAGCGAATGGGTCGGGCTGAGCAAGGAACAGAAATCGCTCTATGCCAAAACCGTCGAGGACACCCTCGATGCCATTGCCCGTGCTCCGCGGGGCAAACGTCATGGCCAGGTGCTGGGACTGCTGACCCGCCTGAAACAGATCTGCAACCATCCCGCCCTTGCGCTGAAGGAGAAAGACGCAAGCGAGGATTTCTTGCAACGTTCAGCGAAGCTGCAACGGCTCGAAGAAATCCTCGAAGAAGTGGTCGAGGCCGGCGACCGCGCTCTGCTATTCACCCAGTTCGCGGAATGGGGAACGTTGCTGAGGGAGTATCTGCAACGCCGCTGGCGCAGCGAGGTGCCCTTCCTCAGCGGCAGCACCAGCAAGACAGAGCGGCAGGCCATGGTCGATCGTTTTCAGGAAGATCCCCGCGGCCCCCAACTGTTCCTGCTCTCACTCAAGGCCGGTGGCGTGGGCCTTAATCTCACCCGAGCCAGCCATGTGTTCCACATCGACCGATGGTGGAACCCAGCCGTGGAGAACCAAGCCACAGACAGGGCTTATCGCATCGGACAGACCAACCGCGTGATGGTGCACAAGTTCATCACAAGCGGCTCGGTGGAAGAAAAGATTGACCGGATGATCCGCGAGAAGTCCAGACTGGCGGAAGACATCGTGGGCTCCGGCGAGGAATGGCTCGGAGGACTCGAAATGGGCCAGCTCAAGGAGCTGGTGAGCCTAGAAGACAATCCCTCCTGA
- the alaS gene encoding alanine--tRNA ligase has translation MAVARSSRNEAAGPRTGAEIREAFLAFYEQRGHRRMASASLVPEDPTVLLTIAGMLPFKPIFLGQQQRPAPCATSSQKCIRTNDIENVGRTARHHTFFEMLGNFSFGDYFKQQAIEWAWELSTVVYGLDPKNLVVSVFREDDEAEQIWRDVVGINPKRIIRMDEADNFWASGPTGPCGPCSEIYYDFKPELGDEGIDLEDDDRFIEFYNLVFMQSNRDAEGKLTPLANRNIDTGMGLERMAQILQKVPNNYETDLIFPLIEAAADLAGVDYHKLDDKRQTSLKVIGDHSRAVTQLISDGVTASNLGRGYILRRLLRRVVRHGRLLGIDKPFLQTMGEAAIELMQAVHPQLLERKEVILAELQREEERFLETLERGEKLLADVLAAQPKQISGAQAFELYDTYGFPLELTQEIAEEHGLTVDLAGFEVAMEQQRQRAKAAAVSIDLTLQDAIDEVASGIDGTDFRGYEQLEQSSSVQALVVNGDPAQQAVAGDCVQVVLDSTPFYGEGGGQVGDRGMLAGEGHDGDGLIVSVESVSRNRSVFVHSGRVERGILAVGDVVQGRVDRTCRRRAQANHTATHLLQSALKQVVDSGIGQAGSLVNFDRLRFDFHCPRAVSSDELERIEVLINSWIADAHELQVQEMAIDKAKAAGAVAMFGEKYADVVRVVDVPGVSMELCGGTHVANTAEIGLFKIVSESGVAAGIRRIEAVAGPAVLAYLNERDAVVKQLGERFKAQPGEIVERVSALQDELKTTSKALQSVQAELAVAKSAALASKAVAVGEFQLLIERLDGVDGNGLQGAAQNLSDQLGEEAAVVIGGLPDPADQGKVILVAAFGKAVIANGLQAGKFIGAIAKRCGGGGGGRPNLAQAGGRDGAALDGALNEARKQLSAALG, from the coding sequence ATGGCTGTTGCACGATCGTCGCGAAACGAGGCAGCTGGACCCCGCACCGGTGCGGAGATTCGCGAAGCGTTCCTCGCGTTTTATGAGCAGCGTGGTCATAGACGGATGGCCAGTGCCTCACTCGTGCCTGAGGACCCCACGGTTCTGCTCACGATCGCAGGAATGTTGCCGTTCAAGCCGATCTTTCTCGGTCAGCAGCAACGGCCTGCCCCCTGTGCGACCAGCAGTCAGAAGTGCATTCGTACCAACGACATCGAGAACGTGGGTCGCACTGCGCGGCACCACACCTTTTTCGAGATGCTGGGCAACTTCTCCTTCGGGGATTATTTCAAGCAGCAGGCGATTGAGTGGGCCTGGGAGCTGAGCACGGTCGTCTACGGTTTGGATCCTAAGAATCTGGTGGTCAGCGTCTTCAGGGAAGACGATGAAGCCGAGCAGATCTGGCGTGATGTTGTCGGCATCAATCCGAAGCGCATCATCCGCATGGATGAAGCCGACAACTTCTGGGCCTCAGGCCCAACAGGACCCTGTGGTCCTTGCTCGGAGATTTATTACGACTTCAAGCCCGAACTCGGCGATGAAGGAATCGATCTTGAAGACGACGACCGCTTCATCGAGTTTTACAACCTGGTGTTCATGCAGTCGAATCGTGATGCGGAGGGCAAACTCACTCCGCTGGCGAATCGCAACATCGACACGGGGATGGGTCTGGAGCGCATGGCTCAGATTCTGCAGAAGGTTCCCAACAACTATGAAACCGATCTGATTTTTCCACTGATTGAAGCGGCTGCTGATCTGGCTGGTGTCGACTATCACAAGCTGGATGACAAGCGTCAAACGTCGCTCAAGGTGATTGGCGATCACAGCCGCGCCGTGACGCAGTTAATTAGCGATGGCGTCACGGCAAGCAATCTTGGCCGCGGATATATCTTGCGCCGGTTGTTGCGTCGGGTGGTTCGGCATGGACGTCTGCTGGGCATCGACAAGCCGTTTCTGCAGACCATGGGTGAAGCCGCCATTGAGCTGATGCAGGCGGTTCATCCTCAGTTGTTGGAGCGCAAGGAGGTGATCCTGGCGGAACTGCAACGCGAGGAAGAACGGTTCCTAGAGACCCTGGAAAGAGGCGAGAAACTGCTGGCGGATGTGCTGGCAGCCCAGCCGAAGCAGATCAGTGGTGCCCAAGCCTTCGAGCTGTATGACACCTATGGATTTCCGCTGGAGCTCACGCAGGAAATTGCCGAAGAGCATGGTCTGACCGTCGATCTGGCCGGATTTGAAGTGGCGATGGAGCAACAGCGTCAGCGTGCCAAAGCTGCTGCCGTGAGTATTGACCTCACACTCCAGGACGCCATTGATGAGGTGGCTTCAGGGATCGATGGAACCGATTTTCGTGGTTACGAGCAGCTGGAGCAGAGCAGCAGTGTGCAGGCTCTTGTGGTGAATGGAGACCCCGCGCAACAAGCCGTTGCCGGTGATTGCGTGCAGGTGGTGCTTGATTCCACTCCCTTTTATGGCGAGGGGGGCGGCCAGGTGGGGGATCGCGGCATGCTGGCGGGTGAAGGTCATGACGGCGATGGCCTGATTGTCAGCGTGGAATCCGTGAGCCGAAACCGCAGCGTTTTCGTGCATAGCGGTCGGGTTGAGCGGGGAATACTGGCGGTCGGCGATGTGGTGCAGGGTCGTGTGGATCGGACCTGCCGTCGCCGTGCCCAGGCCAATCACACCGCTACGCATCTGTTGCAATCGGCGTTGAAGCAGGTGGTGGATTCAGGCATCGGTCAGGCCGGATCGCTGGTGAACTTCGATCGCTTGCGTTTCGACTTCCATTGCCCGCGGGCTGTGAGCTCTGATGAACTTGAGCGCATTGAGGTTCTGATCAACAGCTGGATCGCTGATGCCCATGAGCTTCAGGTTCAGGAAATGGCGATTGATAAGGCGAAAGCAGCTGGCGCTGTGGCCATGTTTGGTGAGAAGTATGCCGATGTGGTGCGTGTCGTCGACGTGCCTGGTGTTTCGATGGAACTTTGCGGTGGCACCCATGTGGCCAATACCGCTGAAATTGGTTTGTTCAAGATTGTGAGTGAAAGCGGAGTGGCAGCTGGCATTCGACGCATTGAGGCTGTGGCGGGCCCAGCGGTGCTCGCTTACCTCAACGAACGCGATGCTGTAGTGAAGCAGCTAGGAGAGCGCTTCAAGGCGCAGCCCGGCGAGATTGTGGAGCGCGTGAGTGCACTCCAGGATGAGCTGAAGACCACGAGTAAAGCTCTGCAATCTGTTCAGGCGGAGTTGGCGGTTGCCAAATCAGCGGCTCTGGCCTCCAAGGCGGTTGCGGTCGGTGAATTTCAGCTGCTGATTGAGCGTCTTGACGGTGTGGATGGCAACGGTCTTCAAGGCGCTGCTCAGAACCTGAGCGATCAACTGGGTGAGGAGGCAGCAGTGGTCATTGGTGGTCTGCCGGATCCTGCCGATCAGGGCAAGGTGATTCTGGTGGCAGCCTTCGGCAAAGCCGTGATCGCCAACGGACTGCAGGCGGGCAAGTTCATCGGCGCGATTGCCAAGCGCTGCGGCGGCGGTGGTGGTGGCCGTCCGAATCTGGCTCAGGCCGGTGGCAGGGATGGAGCCGCTTTGGATGGAGCCCTGAATGAGGCTCGCAAGCAGCTCAGTGCTGCTCTGGGCTGA
- a CDS encoding DUF4114 domain-containing protein, whose amino-acid sequence MRTSDSDVSGMPSRGMQMDLRLQNSALPSIGIGFDLDVLRDQPAPGGPQEILTILDEDQLDSWQWYDLNYDPLSREGARLYDLDGDGHADWVYLAMNDNQATDANPASGSIRLEQGIAADMTKIFAGMGLGDIDLTPIFSAGENQAVQLTTRARRDGVLQNTDIPLQLNASLEGHANNVNSFGMVIFDDSEPTDLASLNDLAELQQRSQILFSNLLQGDLTLLKDDDFRQQLSLVDYQQVRFFEVEGADLSELKDLDDPRLNFLEPKLLDDSKARIQSSSGLIVDLELSHSTGDLDALIGQQQTIAPLLDFTGLNRDMLVDTSIEVSREAAFSSQVSFYRVLDTNGAVLDPLSGQILQPGDDGYQAAALHEANTVKALEDLTTENGITSTSEAVVQEQSLLAPVLRLTSNQLAEVIDYFAFADANPNGTNHIRMLGSNLIGFEGLDNNNPDFNDLIVRLNFSLYDQA is encoded by the coding sequence GTGCGCACAAGCGACTCAGATGTATCCGGCATGCCCAGCCGTGGCATGCAAATGGATCTCAGATTGCAGAACAGTGCCTTGCCAAGCATCGGCATCGGCTTCGACCTCGATGTACTGCGCGATCAACCCGCACCAGGGGGCCCACAAGAGATCCTGACGATTCTCGACGAAGACCAGCTCGATTCCTGGCAGTGGTACGACCTCAATTACGACCCCCTGAGTCGAGAAGGAGCACGGCTCTACGACCTCGATGGTGATGGACATGCCGACTGGGTCTATCTCGCCATGAACGACAACCAGGCCACCGATGCAAACCCAGCATCCGGCAGCATCCGTCTGGAGCAGGGCATCGCTGCAGACATGACCAAGATCTTTGCAGGAATGGGCCTCGGTGACATCGATCTAACCCCAATATTTAGTGCCGGCGAGAATCAGGCCGTGCAGCTCACGACCAGAGCTCGCCGCGATGGGGTTCTGCAAAACACGGACATCCCCCTGCAATTAAACGCTTCACTCGAAGGCCACGCGAACAACGTCAACAGCTTCGGAATGGTGATCTTCGACGATAGTGAGCCGACCGATCTTGCATCCCTCAATGACCTCGCTGAGCTGCAACAACGCTCCCAGATCCTGTTCTCCAATCTCCTACAGGGGGATCTAACCCTATTGAAAGACGATGATTTCAGGCAACAGCTCTCACTGGTCGACTACCAGCAAGTGCGTTTCTTCGAAGTCGAGGGAGCTGATCTCAGCGAATTGAAAGATCTGGATGACCCACGCCTGAATTTTCTTGAGCCGAAGCTCTTGGATGACAGCAAAGCAAGAATTCAATCCAGCAGTGGACTCATCGTCGACCTGGAGCTCAGCCACAGCACTGGTGACCTGGATGCATTGATCGGGCAACAGCAAACCATCGCTCCCCTGCTTGATTTCACTGGCTTGAACAGAGACATGCTCGTTGATACATCAATTGAAGTGAGCAGGGAGGCTGCTTTTTCCTCACAGGTGAGCTTCTATCGAGTGCTCGACACAAACGGTGCCGTTCTTGATCCGCTCAGCGGCCAGATCCTGCAACCAGGAGATGACGGCTACCAAGCTGCCGCTCTCCATGAGGCAAATACCGTGAAAGCGCTCGAAGATCTCACGACTGAGAATGGCATCACCAGCACAAGCGAAGCCGTTGTTCAGGAACAATCACTGCTCGCACCGGTCTTACGACTAACAAGTAATCAGCTTGCGGAAGTGATTGACTATTTTGCATTTGCGGATGCCAATCCCAACGGCACCAATCACATTCGGATGCTGGGCAGCAATCTGATCGGCTTCGAAGGACTGGATAACAACAACCCAGACTTCAATGATCTAATCGTGAGGCTGAATTTCAGCCTTTACGATCAGGCCTGA
- a CDS encoding cyclic nucleotide-binding domain-containing protein has translation MWGDEPQLQAFRERLKLLLVAHQQELNPEKLTAVEGDVLFHQGESVERLMLLTQGRIAVDVHHGDQVHTLAEVEAVELLGEVGFFANGKHYADFRVVGGPAELLAIQGQALLQAMLFDTDLVVEMLSLVSERCRRGNQVIAMLLNGIEAVHDDAQEHLEQATTELGGVHFCIARASRQLQRIHQQLQS, from the coding sequence ATGTGGGGAGATGAACCTCAGCTACAGGCCTTCAGAGAACGACTGAAGCTCCTATTGGTCGCGCACCAACAGGAGCTCAACCCTGAGAAGCTGACGGCCGTCGAAGGAGACGTCTTATTTCATCAAGGCGAATCCGTGGAGAGATTGATGTTGCTGACTCAGGGGCGTATCGCGGTTGATGTCCACCACGGCGATCAGGTCCACACTCTGGCCGAAGTGGAAGCCGTGGAGTTACTTGGCGAAGTTGGATTCTTCGCCAATGGCAAGCACTACGCCGACTTCCGCGTTGTGGGGGGACCCGCAGAACTTCTGGCTATTCAAGGCCAGGCTCTGCTGCAGGCCATGTTGTTTGACACTGATCTTGTTGTAGAGATGCTTTCTCTGGTCAGTGAGCGCTGCCGTCGCGGCAATCAGGTCATCGCCATGCTGCTGAACGGGATCGAAGCTGTACACGACGATGCACAAGAGCACCTTGAACAGGCCACGACAGAGTTAGGAGGCGTGCACTTCTGCATTGCCAGGGCTAGTCGACAACTGCAGCGCATACATCAACAACTTCAGAGCTGA
- a CDS encoding Coq4 family protein has translation MQIKLGERLQSLKLLASLAAFLKNPGSLDSVLAIGANVKDSPMAEQMARHLMENPDFAQLVKDGWRPQPIDLSALQTLPDGTLGRCYADQLVSLGITPDTLLDPSPINNERDYITHRLKETHDIAHVLTGFGIDGVSELGLQGFNLAQNRSPLAVMLIFGGMLTALQKDEPLAPMLRALAKGFQMGLDAELVIARKLEEGWDRPLNEWRNELKLPSAITG, from the coding sequence ATGCAAATCAAACTCGGAGAACGACTGCAAAGCCTGAAGCTGCTAGCCAGCTTGGCAGCCTTCCTCAAAAATCCAGGCTCTTTGGACAGCGTCCTTGCCATCGGAGCCAACGTGAAAGACAGTCCGATGGCCGAGCAGATGGCCCGCCATCTAATGGAGAATCCCGACTTCGCTCAATTAGTCAAGGATGGTTGGCGTCCGCAACCGATCGACTTATCGGCACTACAGACCCTTCCGGATGGCACACTCGGACGTTGTTACGCCGATCAACTGGTCAGCCTGGGCATCACTCCTGACACGCTTCTCGACCCTTCACCCATCAACAATGAGCGTGATTACATCACGCACCGCCTTAAGGAGACCCACGACATCGCTCATGTGTTGACCGGATTTGGAATCGATGGCGTCAGTGAACTAGGTCTTCAGGGATTCAATCTCGCCCAGAACCGATCCCCTCTGGCGGTGATGCTGATCTTCGGAGGAATGCTCACGGCACTGCAGAAGGATGAACCTCTGGCGCCGATGCTGCGCGCACTGGCGAAAGGCTTCCAGATGGGACTGGATGCCGAGCTTGTGATCGCGCGCAAACTGGAAGAGGGCTGGGATCGTCCCCTTAACGAGTGGCGAAACGAACTGAAGCTTCCCAGTGCCATCACTGGCTGA